The Streptomyces aurantiacus genome includes a region encoding these proteins:
- a CDS encoding TetR/AcrR family transcriptional regulator: MTPDPRAERTRAKLRRALLDECARRPFAEVGVAALVRAAGVGRATFYLHYADLEALAVDACADVVRDAVDALHAWRGRPDPRSAPDALLVFFTGLAPHAPLYRALLRPGGGGPLGRVLHQDLRARSLTERELVGAPEAPLVASAVAATFAGVLADWLHGLVEGTPEEIAHKVWRLLVGLHAVRWDVTG; the protein is encoded by the coding sequence GTGACGCCCGACCCGCGAGCCGAACGCACCCGGGCCAAGCTGCGCCGGGCCCTTCTCGACGAGTGCGCCCGGCGCCCGTTCGCGGAGGTCGGCGTCGCGGCGCTGGTGCGCGCGGCCGGGGTCGGCCGGGCCACGTTCTATCTGCACTACGCCGACCTGGAGGCGCTGGCCGTCGACGCCTGCGCCGATGTCGTACGCGACGCGGTGGACGCCCTGCACGCATGGCGGGGCAGGCCCGACCCCAGGTCGGCGCCGGACGCCCTGCTCGTGTTCTTCACGGGCCTGGCCCCGCACGCCCCGCTGTACCGCGCCCTGTTGCGTCCGGGCGGCGGCGGCCCGCTCGGCCGTGTCCTCCACCAGGACCTGCGGGCCCGCAGCCTCACCGAACGCGAACTCGTCGGGGCGCCGGAGGCCCCCCTCGTCGCCTCCGCCGTCGCGGCGACCTTCGCGGGCGTCCTCGCCGACTGGCTGCACGGGCTCGTCGAGGGCACACCCGAGGAGATCGCCCACAAGGTGTGGCGCCTGCTCGTGGGCCTGCACGCGGTCCGGTGGGACGTCACCGGGTAG
- a CDS encoding MFS transporter, translating to MGRARLFALFSLLTLTGFITTLDNTVINVALPTVQRELGLTVPDLEWVAASYVLSFGALLLPGGRLTDLCGRRSVLAAGIVVFTAASAACALADSGSTLIAARTVQGVGAALVIPASLAVIAVDLPARLRSTAVGLWTAALAVALALGPVVGGFVTQRWGWGWVFALNVPFGLLALLLMPAVPARSAARRGGLDVPGVVLSVLALYLLTYGLVRGQEHGFGTAPVPLCLGVSAVAACAFVVVETRTARPLVELGLLRDRFLTGGIVAQMLWGIGVNGVFFFTALYLQRVLDFSPTGAGLAFLPLAGALLLGTPVAERAAHALGAHVSIAAGLGLVAVGLLYVSGTGAGAGFWDLQPGLLLIGWGSAFTTPLTVRSLLRVPEAGMGMATGLVSAAREVSGVFGVVLVGVVLTRRESAELRSGAHPRDAFLEGYDLGLRIAACCVLAGALVTLLTLRRRGRHRRVVARSRTPVVMK from the coding sequence GTGGGACGTGCACGGCTGTTCGCGCTGTTCTCCCTGCTCACACTGACCGGCTTCATCACGACGCTCGACAACACGGTCATCAACGTGGCCCTGCCGACCGTGCAGCGCGAACTGGGTCTGACGGTCCCGGACCTGGAGTGGGTGGCCGCCAGCTACGTGCTCAGTTTCGGAGCGCTGCTGCTGCCCGGCGGACGGCTGACCGATCTGTGCGGACGCAGATCCGTACTGGCCGCCGGGATCGTCGTCTTCACGGCCGCGTCGGCGGCGTGTGCCCTCGCGGACAGCGGGAGCACGCTGATCGCGGCCCGTACGGTGCAGGGGGTCGGGGCGGCGCTGGTCATCCCGGCCTCGCTCGCCGTCATCGCGGTCGACCTGCCCGCCCGGCTGCGCTCGACGGCCGTCGGCCTGTGGACGGCGGCCCTGGCCGTGGCGCTGGCGCTGGGCCCGGTGGTGGGCGGCTTCGTCACGCAACGGTGGGGCTGGGGCTGGGTGTTCGCCCTCAACGTCCCCTTCGGGCTGCTCGCCCTGCTGCTGATGCCGGCCGTGCCCGCCCGGTCGGCCGCCCGCCGCGGCGGACTGGACGTGCCCGGCGTGGTGCTGTCGGTGCTCGCGCTGTATCTGCTCACGTACGGCCTCGTGCGCGGCCAGGAACACGGCTTCGGCACCGCGCCCGTACCGCTGTGCCTGGGTGTTTCGGCGGTCGCCGCCTGCGCGTTCGTCGTCGTGGAGACCCGGACCGCGCGGCCTCTGGTCGAACTGGGGCTGCTGCGCGACCGGTTCCTCACCGGCGGGATCGTCGCACAGATGCTGTGGGGCATCGGCGTCAACGGAGTGTTCTTCTTCACGGCTCTCTATCTCCAGCGGGTGCTCGACTTCTCGCCGACCGGGGCCGGTCTCGCCTTCCTGCCACTGGCGGGCGCGCTGCTCCTGGGGACGCCGGTGGCCGAACGGGCGGCGCACGCGCTGGGAGCCCACGTCTCGATCGCGGCGGGGCTCGGCCTGGTGGCGGTCGGACTCCTGTACGTCTCGGGGACGGGCGCGGGCGCAGGCTTCTGGGACCTGCAGCCGGGGCTGCTGCTGATCGGCTGGGGTTCCGCGTTCACCACTCCCCTGACGGTGCGCTCCCTGCTGCGGGTCCCGGAGGCCGGGATGGGGATGGCGACGGGCCTGGTGAGCGCGGCGCGCGAGGTCTCCGGGGTCTTCGGGGTGGTCCTGGTGGGCGTGGTCCTCACCCGGCGCGAGAGCGCCGAGCTGCGGTCCGGCGCCCACCCGCGCGACGCGTTCCTGGAGGGATACGACCTGGGCCTGCGGATCGCGGCCTGCTGTGTACTGGCGGGCGCGCTCGTGACGTTGCTGACGCTGCGCCGCCGTGGACGTCATCGGCGGGTCGTGGCGCGGTCGAGGACTCCGGTTGTCATGAAGTGA
- a CDS encoding GNAT family N-acetyltransferase — MSDLHDRPVVRRARADDVPALVASSAALFAEDAGTRDATVDIGWPLAHGAERFASGLDDPARLLLVAERDGEVVAHLAGAVAEGSAVRPVKVATLLGLYVRPERRGTRTGARLLAAFLDWAREQGAGQAEVTAYAANEDAIRFYERHGFGPRTLTLGQAL, encoded by the coding sequence ATGAGTGATCTCCACGACCGGCCGGTGGTCCGCAGGGCCCGCGCCGACGACGTCCCGGCGCTCGTCGCCTCCAGCGCGGCCCTGTTCGCCGAGGACGCGGGCACCCGCGACGCCACGGTCGACATCGGCTGGCCGCTCGCGCACGGCGCGGAGCGCTTCGCCTCGGGGCTCGACGACCCGGCACGGCTGCTGCTCGTGGCCGAGCGCGACGGAGAGGTCGTGGCCCATCTCGCGGGCGCGGTCGCGGAGGGTTCCGCGGTGCGGCCCGTGAAGGTCGCCACCCTGCTCGGCCTGTACGTGCGCCCGGAGCGTCGCGGCACCCGGACCGGAGCGCGGCTGCTGGCCGCCTTTCTCGACTGGGCACGGGAACAGGGCGCCGGGCAGGCGGAGGTGACGGCCTACGCGGCGAACGAGGACGCGATCCGGTTCTACGAGCGTCACGGCTTCGGCCCGCGCACGCTCACCCTCGGGCAGGCCCTGTGA
- a CDS encoding beta-ketoacyl synthase N-terminal-like domain-containing protein has protein sequence MSATRTQVRGLVAERLHGWYGLPPGELSDDRPLAEAGLTSRDALALTAALSELVGRRLPDTLLWDAPTVEALAERLAEDEPTAPADEDATSRSQQGSSPSAAPAGGIPPHGGAHGAPAPVAVVGVGCRFPGAVTSADTYWQLLTRGRDAVGTLPAGRWDPFVPDPERLPDDVSRHGAFLGGLDTIAGFDAEFFGIPAHEATAMDPQHRMLLEVSREALDHAALSASALAGTRTGVFVGISGNEYAHLTTADPRAVDAWTATGAALSIAAGRLSYALDLRGPSLSVDTACSSSLVAVHHAVRSLATGESDTALAAGVNLLLTPAVTLGFQRAGALAPDGRCKAFDAAADGIVRGEGCGVVVLKRLTDAERDGDRVLAVIRATAVNSDGRSNGLTAPNAEAQRALLAEAHGAPATVDYVEAHGTGTALGDPIEASALGAVLGRDRDPEQPLLIGSAKTNLGHLEAAAGMAGLVKTVLALHHGEIPAQLHFTGPGPHADLDALGLRVVTSSEPWPRYSGTATAGVSAFGFGGTNAHAVLTEHRPAARAHRPSERPALLLLDGPTAERVRAYAGELAAWLDTPGSRRVRDHDLARTLAGRSGRGRHRAALVTRDRAETVTALTRLVEGAPSPHLVTGYGAPGGPGPMVWVFSGYGSQWPGMGSRLLATEDVFAAAVDRLEPLLREHAGLSLRAGLRPDADLSTPTTVMPVLYGMQVALAELWRSCGLEPAAVVGHSLGEIAAAVVSGELDEATGARIVAVRSRLLAGLNGGAMAVVGLPASDIALSARELRSLRVAVHASPAQSVVTGSAEDVAELIARVTEAGGFARSLGVTAAGHSPEVEPLLPEFTWELGEIRHSAPRCRRYSTALADPRGAGPCDTAYWAANLRNPVRFAQAVRAAAEDGHRVFVEVAPHATQSHPLAETLRDAGADDALIVPTLRRGTDDAVGFRTALATLLVHGVRVARPREELHAGGRIVDVPSPRWRHRRFWAGEEPAPAGGPSDPAEALDPAVGPLERLRLCVAGVMGYGPERLDPDTPLTDLGLDSLTAVRIRAVVRREFGIDVEPGTLLRRGTLRGVAQLLGAGTEPANPEEPEHRTPTTGSASERRPPERAATPAAAPLRTFPGTGPHTPLFLAHAAGGSADVYARLAHSLDGDRPLYGFDRQADPDDVPGRAAEFARRIREVNTNGPWALGGWSYGGLIAQEAARLLAPHGRVLALVLLDSVLPLPTRRTATDLALQHFRDFAAYVARTYGTALDLPYDELAGLDDAGRIDLVVKVLRDTVELPEAVLEHQRTSYLDLCGGERHRPGSYAGTTLLYRASDPAPHTVRDPRYERGDATLGWDAHCTDLTVVPLPGHHLSLLDPPVVDHLARLLTRDLRDS, from the coding sequence ATGAGCGCGACGCGCACGCAGGTCCGCGGGCTGGTCGCCGAACGGCTGCACGGGTGGTACGGCCTGCCGCCGGGCGAGCTGTCCGACGACCGTCCGCTGGCCGAGGCCGGACTGACCTCACGGGACGCGCTCGCGCTGACGGCCGCGCTGAGCGAGCTGGTGGGACGGCGGCTGCCGGACACACTGCTGTGGGACGCGCCGACCGTCGAGGCGCTGGCGGAGCGCCTGGCCGAGGACGAGCCGACGGCTCCGGCCGACGAGGACGCCACGTCACGCTCACAGCAGGGGAGTTCGCCGTCCGCGGCGCCCGCCGGAGGAATCCCGCCGCACGGGGGCGCCCACGGGGCACCGGCTCCGGTCGCCGTCGTCGGCGTCGGCTGCCGCTTCCCCGGCGCAGTCACCTCCGCGGACACGTACTGGCAGCTCCTCACCCGGGGCCGGGACGCCGTCGGCACGCTCCCGGCCGGCCGGTGGGACCCCTTCGTACCGGACCCGGAACGGCTTCCGGACGACGTGAGCCGGCACGGAGCCTTCCTCGGCGGCCTCGACACCATCGCCGGCTTCGACGCGGAGTTCTTCGGCATCCCGGCGCACGAGGCCACCGCCATGGACCCCCAGCACCGCATGCTGCTCGAAGTCAGCCGCGAGGCCCTCGACCACGCGGCCCTGTCCGCGTCCGCGCTCGCCGGCACCCGCACCGGCGTCTTCGTCGGCATCAGCGGCAACGAGTACGCGCACCTCACCACCGCCGACCCCCGCGCCGTGGACGCCTGGACGGCCACCGGCGCCGCACTCAGCATCGCCGCCGGCCGCCTGTCCTACGCGCTCGACCTGCGCGGCCCCAGCCTGTCCGTCGACACGGCCTGCTCGTCGTCGCTCGTCGCGGTCCACCACGCCGTACGCAGCCTGGCGACGGGCGAGAGCGACACGGCACTCGCCGCCGGCGTGAACCTGCTCCTGACTCCCGCCGTCACGCTCGGCTTCCAGCGCGCCGGCGCTCTCGCACCGGACGGCCGCTGCAAGGCTTTCGACGCCGCGGCGGACGGGATCGTACGCGGCGAGGGCTGCGGAGTCGTCGTACTGAAACGGCTCACGGACGCCGAACGCGACGGCGACCGCGTCCTCGCGGTGATCCGTGCGACGGCCGTCAACTCCGACGGCCGCTCCAACGGGCTCACGGCCCCCAACGCCGAGGCCCAGCGCGCCCTCCTCGCCGAGGCGCACGGCGCTCCGGCGACCGTCGACTACGTGGAGGCCCACGGCACGGGCACCGCCCTCGGCGACCCGATCGAGGCGAGCGCACTCGGCGCCGTCCTCGGCCGTGACCGCGACCCGGAGCAGCCCCTCCTGATCGGCTCCGCCAAGACCAACCTCGGCCACCTGGAGGCCGCCGCCGGTATGGCGGGCCTCGTCAAGACCGTCCTCGCCCTGCACCACGGCGAGATCCCCGCCCAACTGCACTTCACCGGCCCGGGCCCGCACGCCGACCTCGACGCGCTCGGCCTGCGCGTGGTCACCTCGTCCGAGCCCTGGCCCCGCTACTCGGGAACGGCCACCGCGGGCGTCTCGGCCTTCGGGTTCGGCGGCACGAACGCCCACGCCGTCCTCACCGAACACCGCCCCGCCGCCCGGGCGCACCGGCCCTCCGAGCGGCCCGCACTGCTCCTGCTCGACGGGCCGACCGCGGAGCGCGTGCGCGCGTACGCCGGTGAACTGGCCGCCTGGCTGGACACCCCCGGCAGCCGGCGCGTACGCGACCACGACCTCGCCCGGACCCTCGCGGGCCGCAGCGGCCGCGGCCGCCATCGCGCGGCCCTCGTCACCCGGGACCGCGCGGAGACCGTCACCGCCCTCACCCGCCTCGTCGAAGGTGCCCCCTCTCCCCACCTGGTCACCGGGTACGGCGCACCGGGCGGGCCCGGTCCGATGGTGTGGGTCTTCTCCGGCTACGGGTCCCAGTGGCCCGGCATGGGAAGCCGGCTCCTCGCGACGGAGGACGTGTTCGCCGCCGCCGTCGACCGGCTGGAACCCCTCCTGCGCGAGCACGCGGGCCTCTCCCTGCGCGCCGGACTCAGGCCCGACGCCGATCTGTCGACACCCACCACCGTCATGCCCGTCCTGTACGGCATGCAGGTCGCCCTCGCCGAACTGTGGCGGTCCTGCGGTCTCGAACCCGCCGCCGTCGTCGGCCACTCCCTCGGCGAGATCGCGGCGGCGGTCGTCTCCGGGGAACTGGACGAGGCCACCGGCGCACGCATCGTCGCCGTACGCTCCCGGCTGCTGGCCGGGCTGAACGGGGGAGCCATGGCGGTGGTCGGCCTCCCGGCCTCCGACATCGCCCTGTCGGCACGGGAGTTGAGGAGCCTGCGGGTCGCCGTACACGCCTCGCCGGCCCAGAGCGTGGTGACGGGATCGGCCGAGGACGTCGCCGAACTGATCGCCCGGGTGACGGAGGCCGGTGGCTTCGCCCGCTCGCTGGGAGTCACCGCGGCCGGGCACTCGCCCGAAGTCGAGCCGCTGCTCCCGGAGTTCACGTGGGAACTCGGCGAGATCCGGCACTCCGCACCCCGTTGCCGCCGCTACTCCACGGCCCTCGCCGATCCTCGCGGGGCCGGCCCGTGCGACACGGCGTACTGGGCGGCCAACCTGCGCAACCCCGTCCGCTTCGCACAGGCGGTACGCGCGGCGGCCGAGGACGGGCACCGAGTCTTCGTGGAGGTCGCCCCGCACGCCACGCAGTCGCACCCGCTGGCCGAGACGCTGCGCGACGCCGGGGCCGACGACGCGCTCATCGTGCCCACGCTGCGCCGCGGCACCGACGACGCCGTCGGCTTCCGCACCGCGCTGGCCACGCTGCTCGTCCACGGCGTACGGGTGGCCCGGCCGCGCGAGGAGCTGCATGCCGGGGGACGCATCGTGGACGTCCCGTCGCCCCGCTGGCGGCACCGGCGGTTCTGGGCGGGGGAGGAGCCGGCCCCGGCCGGCGGCCCGTCGGACCCGGCCGAGGCACTCGACCCTGCCGTGGGGCCGCTCGAACGCCTTCGGCTGTGCGTGGCCGGGGTGATGGGCTACGGCCCGGAACGCCTCGACCCCGACACGCCGTTGACCGACCTCGGGCTCGACTCCCTCACCGCCGTGCGGATACGGGCCGTCGTGCGGCGGGAGTTCGGCATCGACGTCGAGCCGGGCACCCTCCTGAGGCGAGGAACGCTGAGGGGAGTCGCCCAACTGCTGGGGGCCGGCACAGAACCGGCGAACCCCGAGGAGCCGGAACACCGGACACCCACCACAGGCTCCGCGTCCGAAAGGCGCCCGCCTGAAAGGGCCGCCACGCCTGCCGCCGCCCCCCTGCGGACCTTCCCCGGCACCGGCCCCCACACCCCGCTCTTCCTCGCCCATGCCGCGGGCGGATCCGCCGATGTCTACGCCCGGCTGGCCCACAGCCTCGACGGCGACCGTCCGCTGTACGGCTTCGACCGGCAGGCTGATCCGGACGACGTACCGGGCCGGGCCGCGGAGTTCGCCCGGCGCATCCGGGAGGTGAACACCAACGGGCCCTGGGCGCTGGGCGGTTGGTCGTACGGCGGTCTGATCGCCCAGGAGGCGGCCAGGCTCCTCGCCCCGCACGGCAGGGTCCTCGCCCTGGTCCTGCTCGACTCCGTACTGCCCCTGCCCACCCGCCGCACCGCGACCGACCTGGCCCTCCAGCACTTCCGGGACTTCGCCGCGTATGTGGCACGTACCTACGGCACGGCGCTCGACCTGCCGTACGACGAACTCGCCGGGCTCGACGACGCGGGACGGATCGACCTCGTCGTCAAGGTGCTGAGGGACACCGTCGAGCTGCCGGAAGCCGTCCTCGAACACCAGCGGACATCCTATCTGGACCTGTGCGGCGGCGAGCGCCACCGGCCCGGCAGTTATGCGGGCACCACCCTCCTGTACCGCGCGAGCGACCCCGCCCCGCACACCGTCCGGGACCCCCGCTACGAGCGCGGCGACGCGACGCTCGGCTGGGACGCGCACTGCACCGACCTGACCGTCGTCCCGCTGCCCGGCCACCACCTCTCGCTGCTCGACCCACCGGTCGTCGACCACCTGGCCCGGCTGCTGACACGCGACCTGCGGGACTCCTGA
- a CDS encoding DUF1304 domain-containing protein, giving the protein MQTLANVLVGLVAALHAYILVLEMFLWEKKPGRGLHGFDPEMARATAPLAANQGLYNGFLAAGLVWGLVADDPTGFGAQVFFLVCVIVAGVYGTVTANRRILFAQALPGALALAAVLVAR; this is encoded by the coding sequence GTGCAGACTCTCGCGAACGTGCTGGTCGGCCTCGTCGCCGCGCTGCACGCGTACATCCTGGTTCTGGAGATGTTCCTGTGGGAGAAGAAGCCGGGGCGCGGACTGCACGGGTTCGACCCCGAGATGGCGCGGGCCACCGCCCCGCTCGCCGCCAACCAGGGGCTCTACAACGGCTTTCTGGCGGCCGGCCTCGTCTGGGGCCTGGTCGCCGACGACCCGACCGGCTTCGGCGCCCAGGTCTTCTTCCTGGTGTGCGTGATCGTCGCGGGTGTGTACGGGACGGTCACCGCGAACCGCCGCATCCTGTTCGCGCAGGCCCTGCCCGGCGCCCTCGCCCTCGCCGCCGTCCTCGTCGCCCGGTGA
- a CDS encoding PucR family transcriptional regulator: MNGFRMLESEARNTAVAVEAVDGPFKAFPSGLHDHLRPFFADITEEVVGAIRTEIPEYARPTDDTYMQVVHQGVEHALQGFLERMAKPDTDWEPVKATYQRIGRGEADEGRSLDAFQSALRLGARVTWRRINALVDADLLPRHVLAAFGEALFLHLDEMAAATTTGYTEARLHAAGELQQRRTRLIDLLIVDPPASVAAITDLAHAAQWPVPRSLAVVAVDHGARAAGPPPIVPPEFLARFDVQPAVLVVPDPEGPGRARAVAGALQGLRAAMGPSVALQEGARSLRWAGEALDLARRGVLPDTEIVRCRDHLATLLLFRDEALVEAMAERHLRPLDGVRLPQRERLAETLLSWLQCGHNASEVAARLAVHPQTVRYRMRQLDELFGDRLHDPTAQFEMQLALRALNLRRGAPAR, encoded by the coding sequence GTGAACGGATTCCGCATGCTGGAGAGCGAGGCCAGGAACACGGCCGTCGCCGTCGAGGCGGTGGACGGCCCGTTCAAGGCGTTCCCGTCGGGCCTGCACGACCACCTCAGACCCTTCTTCGCGGACATCACCGAAGAGGTCGTGGGCGCGATCAGAACCGAGATCCCGGAGTACGCACGGCCGACGGACGACACGTACATGCAGGTCGTGCATCAGGGCGTGGAGCACGCGCTGCAGGGGTTCCTGGAGCGGATGGCCAAGCCCGACACCGACTGGGAACCGGTGAAGGCCACGTACCAGCGCATCGGCCGTGGCGAGGCGGACGAGGGGCGCAGTCTCGACGCGTTCCAGTCGGCCCTGCGTCTCGGCGCGCGGGTGACCTGGCGTCGGATCAACGCCCTGGTCGACGCCGACCTGCTGCCCCGTCATGTGCTGGCCGCTTTCGGGGAGGCGCTGTTCCTGCACCTGGACGAGATGGCGGCCGCGACGACGACCGGGTACACGGAGGCCCGGCTGCACGCGGCCGGCGAACTGCAGCAACGACGGACACGGCTGATCGATCTGCTGATCGTGGATCCGCCCGCGTCGGTCGCGGCCATCACCGACCTCGCGCACGCGGCGCAGTGGCCCGTGCCCCGCTCGCTGGCCGTGGTCGCCGTCGACCACGGGGCGCGGGCCGCGGGGCCGCCGCCCATCGTGCCGCCGGAGTTCCTGGCACGTTTCGACGTGCAGCCCGCCGTACTGGTGGTGCCCGATCCGGAGGGCCCCGGGCGGGCCCGTGCCGTCGCGGGGGCCTTGCAGGGGTTACGGGCCGCCATGGGGCCGAGCGTCGCACTCCAGGAGGGGGCGAGATCGTTGCGGTGGGCCGGCGAGGCACTGGACCTGGCCCGTCGGGGGGTGCTGCCCGACACGGAGATCGTGCGCTGCCGGGACCACCTGGCCACGCTGCTCCTGTTCCGCGACGAGGCCCTGGTGGAGGCGATGGCCGAACGGCATCTGCGCCCCCTGGACGGCGTCCGGCTGCCGCAGCGCGAACGCCTCGCGGAGACGCTGCTGAGCTGGCTCCAGTGCGGCCACAACGCGAGCGAGGTCGCCGCGCGTCTCGCCGTCCACCCTCAGACGGTCCGCTACCGCATGCGTCAGCTCGACGAACTGTTCGGGGACCGGCTCCACGACCCGACCGCGCAGTTCGAGATGCAGCTGGCCCTGCGCGCGCTCAACCTCCGGCGGGGCGCACCCGCACGGTGA
- a CDS encoding fatty acyl-AMP ligase produces MTSARPAADEASLTDHLRHWAAHRPQQRAFSHVDFPDSSSTGLHRTLGWRALDARARAVAARLVTVASPGERAALVMPQGLDYVAAFLGCLYARVIAVPLFGPEVPGHEGRLAAVLADCEPVCLLGDSHSATALRAFVRDHRLPDVPVVAVDQLPVQRHATGPDDDRERPAAKPEPDDIAYLQYTSGSTRSPAGVMISHANVVANARQALDAFVADPETATTVGWLPLFHDMGLVLSIAAPVVGGFPSVLMNPVSFLQDPSRWLRLLGSYEGTISAAPNFAYDYCVARTAPEVVDELRLDRVRVLINGSEPVRAATVDRFRTFFAPAGLDPTTHCPAYGLAEATVFVTAGSLDEPPAVVACRPGALAEGRIEETPPDEEAAVLVPCGTPVGQELRIVGANGAVLPQGWVGEIQLRGPNIGLGYWKRAGLTAETFGFGAPEDWLRTGDLGALHEGQLLVTGRLKDVLVVDGRNHYPQDIEETVQAAVPLIRPDRLAAFGVTRPDATGEELVVVAEHRRDADPTEEDTHAAERAVRAAVSARHGLRLGSLLLVPPGSVPRTSSGKVSRSAARARLLDGGFGAR; encoded by the coding sequence ATGACCTCCGCCAGGCCCGCCGCCGACGAAGCCTCCCTCACGGACCACCTGAGGCACTGGGCCGCCCACCGGCCGCAGCAACGCGCCTTCAGTCATGTCGACTTCCCCGACAGTTCCTCCACCGGACTGCACCGCACGCTCGGCTGGCGCGCCCTCGACGCCCGGGCCAGAGCCGTGGCGGCCCGCCTCGTCACGGTCGCCTCGCCCGGCGAACGAGCCGCGCTCGTCATGCCCCAGGGCCTCGACTACGTGGCCGCGTTCCTCGGCTGCCTGTACGCCCGCGTCATCGCCGTACCCCTCTTCGGACCCGAAGTCCCGGGCCACGAGGGAAGGTTGGCCGCGGTGCTCGCCGACTGCGAGCCGGTCTGTCTGCTCGGCGACTCCCACTCGGCCACCGCGCTGCGCGCCTTCGTACGAGACCACCGGCTGCCGGACGTCCCGGTGGTGGCCGTCGACCAGCTCCCCGTCCAGCGCCACGCAACCGGCCCGGACGACGACCGGGAACGGCCCGCGGCCAAGCCCGAACCGGACGACATCGCGTACCTCCAGTACACCTCGGGCTCCACCCGCAGCCCGGCCGGCGTGATGATCAGCCACGCCAACGTCGTGGCCAACGCCCGCCAGGCACTCGACGCGTTCGTCGCCGACCCGGAAACGGCGACGACGGTCGGCTGGCTGCCGCTCTTCCACGACATGGGTCTCGTCCTCAGCATCGCCGCCCCCGTCGTGGGCGGATTCCCCTCCGTCCTCATGAACCCGGTCTCCTTCCTCCAGGACCCCTCGCGCTGGCTGCGCCTCCTCGGCTCCTACGAGGGCACGATCAGTGCCGCCCCGAACTTCGCCTACGACTACTGCGTGGCCCGCACCGCGCCCGAGGTCGTCGACGAACTCCGCCTGGACCGCGTACGGGTGCTCATCAACGGCAGCGAGCCGGTACGGGCCGCGACGGTGGACCGCTTCCGTACGTTCTTCGCACCCGCCGGGCTCGACCCCACGACGCACTGCCCGGCGTACGGCCTGGCCGAGGCCACCGTCTTCGTGACCGCCGGCTCCCTGGACGAACCCCCCGCGGTCGTCGCCTGCCGTCCCGGCGCGCTCGCGGAGGGACGGATCGAGGAGACCCCACCGGACGAGGAGGCGGCCGTCCTGGTCCCGTGCGGCACCCCGGTCGGCCAGGAACTGCGGATCGTCGGAGCGAACGGCGCCGTACTGCCGCAGGGGTGGGTCGGAGAGATCCAGCTGCGCGGGCCCAACATCGGGCTCGGCTACTGGAAGCGCGCCGGACTCACGGCCGAGACCTTCGGCTTCGGAGCGCCGGAGGACTGGCTGCGGACCGGCGACCTCGGTGCCCTGCACGAGGGGCAACTCCTCGTCACCGGCCGCCTGAAGGACGTACTCGTCGTGGACGGGCGCAACCACTACCCCCAGGACATCGAGGAGACCGTGCAGGCGGCCGTTCCCCTGATCCGCCCGGACCGGCTCGCCGCCTTCGGGGTGACCCGGCCGGACGCCACCGGTGAGGAACTCGTCGTGGTCGCGGAGCACCGGCGGGACGCCGACCCGACGGAGGAGGACACCCACGCCGCCGAACGCGCCGTACGCGCCGCCGTGTCGGCCCGCCACGGCCTGCGCCTCGGCTCGCTGCTGCTCGTACCGCCCGGCTCGGTTCCCCGCACGAGCAGCGGCAAGGTGTCCCGCTCGGCCGCGCGGGCACGCCTGCTCGACGGTGGGTTCGGGGCACGATGA